From Pusillibacter faecalis, one genomic window encodes:
- a CDS encoding YkgJ family cysteine cluster protein translates to MDIRALLKQGSSLEELEQSLLDLDSEFDFKCRHCGKCCKNQDTVLFTARDIYNIAKKLGKTTEHVIQECGEVSIGYSSRIPLVHMVPIGPQRRCPLLRDDGRCSVHDCKPTACALFPVGRVASIEGVLDKNMEVTKDCVKVRYVLNDFNCGSAKRHNTIRSWLARFQIPEEDDFFLEWTVVTANLSVMVNKMENLHFPSRTLEMVWNIIFSLLYVNYDTGKEFMPQFESAAEQLNALCRKFWSLEAEETEDSSIDKPKMPDLL, encoded by the coding sequence ATGGATATCAGAGCATTGTTGAAGCAGGGCAGTTCGCTGGAAGAATTGGAGCAGTCTCTATTGGATTTGGACTCGGAATTTGACTTCAAATGCCGCCATTGCGGCAAGTGTTGTAAAAACCAAGATACCGTTTTGTTTACTGCCCGAGATATCTACAATATCGCAAAGAAACTTGGTAAGACCACAGAGCATGTCATCCAGGAGTGCGGAGAGGTATCGATTGGATATTCGTCCCGGATTCCGCTGGTCCATATGGTGCCAATTGGCCCGCAACGTCGTTGTCCATTGCTACGGGATGATGGACGCTGCAGTGTCCATGACTGCAAGCCTACAGCCTGCGCACTGTTTCCTGTAGGGCGTGTCGCATCCATTGAAGGTGTTTTGGACAAAAACATGGAGGTCACAAAAGATTGCGTCAAGGTTCGCTATGTGCTCAATGACTTTAATTGTGGGTCAGCAAAAAGGCATAACACAATCCGCAGTTGGTTGGCTAGGTTTCAGATACCGGAAGAGGATGATTTTTTCCTTGAATGGACAGTAGTAACCGCAAATCTAAGTGTGATGGTGAATAAAATGGAAAATCTCCATTTTCCATCGAGAACGCTTGAGATGGTGTGGAACATCATCTTTAGCCTTCTCTATGTTAACTATGACACGGGAAAAGAGTTTATGCCCCAGTTTGAATCGGCAGCGGAACAGCTCAACGCACTGTGCAGAAAATTTTGGAGTTTGGAAGCGGAAGAAACTGAGGACAGTTCCATCGACAAACCGAAAATGCCGGATTTATTATAA